Proteins found in one Microbacterium sp. LWS13-1.2 genomic segment:
- a CDS encoding DNA polymerase IV, which produces MNADAAVPTPAAKPWVLHVDLDQFIAAVEVLRRPELAGKPVIVGGRGDPTERAVVSTASYEAREFGVGSGMPLRIAARKIPDAVILPVDAPLYLAASEQVMATLRAQPGAVVQVLGWDEAFVGAETDDPEAYARRLQQDVLDRTRLHCSVGIGDTLVRAKVATGFGKPRGTFRLTADNWLEVMGERPTIELWGVGSKVSKRLALLGVRTVAELAVADETALTGEFGPRMGLWYRQLGRGDGSAVVDDTPWVARGHSKETTFQADIVDPAEIEAAARSLLDQVLDEVAADDRPVVGLGLKVRYAPFLTKTFTKKIPSTADRAVVLARTLELVAKIEPGRPIRLLGVRAEMAMPDDAREGHTPTRGGW; this is translated from the coding sequence ATGAATGCGGATGCCGCGGTGCCGACGCCCGCGGCCAAGCCCTGGGTGCTGCACGTCGATCTCGACCAGTTCATCGCGGCAGTCGAGGTGCTGCGCCGGCCGGAGCTCGCCGGCAAGCCGGTCATCGTCGGTGGCCGCGGAGACCCCACGGAGCGCGCCGTCGTCTCGACCGCGTCGTACGAGGCGCGCGAGTTCGGCGTCGGGTCGGGGATGCCGCTGCGCATCGCGGCACGGAAGATCCCGGATGCCGTCATCCTTCCGGTCGACGCACCGCTGTACCTGGCAGCGTCCGAGCAGGTCATGGCGACCCTGCGCGCCCAGCCCGGTGCCGTGGTGCAGGTGCTCGGCTGGGACGAGGCGTTCGTCGGCGCCGAGACCGACGACCCCGAGGCGTACGCGCGCCGCCTGCAGCAGGACGTGCTCGACCGCACGCGGCTGCACTGCTCGGTCGGCATCGGCGACACGCTCGTGCGCGCCAAGGTCGCGACAGGCTTCGGCAAACCGCGCGGCACCTTCCGGCTGACCGCCGACAACTGGCTCGAGGTGATGGGCGAGCGTCCGACGATCGAGCTCTGGGGCGTCGGGTCCAAGGTGTCGAAGCGGCTCGCGCTGCTCGGCGTCCGCACCGTCGCCGAGCTCGCCGTCGCCGACGAGACGGCACTGACGGGCGAGTTCGGGCCGCGCATGGGCCTCTGGTACCGGCAGCTCGGCCGCGGCGACGGCTCGGCCGTCGTCGACGACACGCCCTGGGTCGCCCGCGGGCACAGCAAGGAGACCACGTTCCAGGCCGACATCGTCGATCCGGCCGAGATCGAGGCGGCCGCCCGGAGCCTGCTCGACCAGGTGCTGGACGAGGTGGCCGCCGATGACCGCCCGGTCGTCGGCCTCGGGCTCAAGGTGCGCTACGCCCCGTTCCTGACCAAGACCTTCACGAAGAAGATCCCCTCGACCGCCGACCGCGCCGTCGTGCTGGCGCGGACCCTCGAGCTCGTCGCGAAGATCGAACCGGGCCGCCCGATCCGCCTGCTCGGCGTGCGCGCCGAGATGGCGATGCCCGACGACGCCCGCGAGGGACACACGCCGACCCGCGGCGGGTGGTGA
- a CDS encoding potassium channel family protein translates to MARSLSEIRERSRERARLRAAARSELKNTAYEIFIGALSILSIVNLVLVYVIAGDNAVELVLSVMNALFSAIFLGDFIYRISTAPSAGRYFFRGFGWADLLASLPFPQFKILRLFRLLRVFRLLRDLGPRTVWATLIHDRANSALMTLLLMGVLVLQFGSITILAVEEHADGANITTASDALWYTLVTISTVGYGDQYPVTNAGRLIGALIIVVGVGIFGTFTGYLANLFLGPGRGGAEAAETDAALADPGDEQSDAATAGAPAAETAQPSIARHAAKGVAAGAAAGAVNAGVSAAAATVEGGADVPPVAAADEMPADPGETAERLRALLAQSEEAMAEMRRLLAGATP, encoded by the coding sequence ATGGCCCGTTCCCTCTCCGAGATCCGCGAACGCTCTCGTGAGCGCGCCCGACTGCGCGCCGCGGCGCGCTCCGAGCTGAAGAACACCGCGTACGAGATCTTCATCGGCGCGCTGTCGATCCTGTCGATCGTCAACCTGGTGCTCGTCTACGTGATCGCGGGCGACAACGCGGTCGAACTCGTGCTGTCGGTGATGAACGCCCTGTTCAGCGCGATCTTCCTGGGCGACTTCATCTACCGGATCTCGACCGCGCCGTCCGCGGGGCGCTACTTCTTCCGTGGCTTCGGCTGGGCCGATCTGCTGGCGAGCCTGCCGTTCCCGCAGTTCAAGATCCTCCGCCTGTTCCGTCTGCTGCGCGTCTTCCGGCTCCTGCGCGACCTCGGTCCGCGGACGGTCTGGGCGACGCTCATCCATGACCGCGCCAACAGCGCGCTGATGACGCTGCTCTTGATGGGCGTGCTCGTGCTGCAGTTCGGGAGCATCACGATCCTGGCGGTCGAGGAGCACGCGGACGGAGCCAACATCACGACGGCCTCCGATGCGCTCTGGTACACCCTCGTCACGATCTCGACCGTCGGCTACGGCGATCAGTACCCGGTCACCAATGCCGGCCGGCTCATCGGCGCACTCATCATCGTGGTCGGCGTCGGCATCTTCGGCACCTTCACCGGTTACCTGGCCAACCTCTTCCTCGGACCGGGCAGGGGCGGAGCCGAGGCTGCGGAGACGGATGCCGCGCTCGCCGATCCGGGCGACGAGCAGTCCGACGCAGCCACCGCGGGGGCGCCGGCTGCGGAGACCGCGCAGCCGTCGATCGCGCGCCACGCGGCGAAGGGGGTCGCCGCCGGTGCCGCGGCGGGTGCCGTGAACGCCGGTGTCTCGGCCGCCGCCGCTACGGTGGAAGGCGGCGCGGACGTTCCACCGGTCGCGGCCGCCGACGAGATGCCCGCCGACCCGGGGGAGACGGCCGAGCGGCTTCGCGCCCTCCTGGCGCAGTCCGAAGAGGCGATGGCCGAGATGCGGCGGCTGCTCGCCGGCGCCACGCCGTAG
- a CDS encoding DUF1684 domain-containing protein, which translates to MTLPTSTPDTVTDARWHAVSSTHGVAALRHTHWLDAEPRAYDGAPGLWRAVDDRVGGTGLRAQAPDAPRDEIVLAPGEHLDVGRLRLKAISREGAPALRVFDPEVPGRTRLRGILSFPHDDAWALTGVFHPAPEGQINVIRSVDGYEREEPAVGTIALEVGGARVALTVTGDPSSGLSAVIADATSNVDAYRFRFLEIDAPAADGSVTVDFNNAYLPPCAFSDHYVCPLPPAGNRLAVRVEAGERATVLD; encoded by the coding sequence ATGACCCTCCCCACGAGTACCCCCGACACCGTGACCGACGCCCGCTGGCACGCCGTGTCGTCCACGCACGGCGTCGCCGCGCTGCGCCACACGCACTGGCTGGATGCCGAGCCCCGCGCGTACGACGGTGCACCGGGCCTCTGGCGCGCGGTGGACGACCGGGTGGGCGGTACGGGTCTGCGCGCACAGGCGCCGGACGCCCCACGCGACGAGATCGTCTTGGCACCTGGAGAGCACCTCGACGTCGGACGCCTGCGGCTGAAGGCGATCAGCCGCGAGGGTGCACCGGCGCTGCGCGTGTTCGACCCCGAGGTTCCGGGGCGCACGCGGCTGCGCGGCATCCTGTCGTTCCCTCATGACGACGCGTGGGCGCTCACCGGTGTGTTCCACCCCGCGCCCGAAGGACAGATCAACGTCATCCGCAGCGTCGACGGGTACGAGCGGGAAGAGCCCGCGGTCGGCACGATCGCCCTCGAGGTGGGCGGCGCGCGCGTGGCGCTGACAGTCACCGGCGATCCGTCGTCCGGTCTGAGCGCCGTCATCGCGGATGCCACGAGCAACGTCGACGCCTACCGCTTCCGCTTCCTCGAGATCGACGCGCCGGCCGCCGACGGGTCGGTCACCGTCGACTTCAACAACGCCTACCTGCCGCCGTGCGCGTTCAGCGACCACTACGTGTGCCCGCTGCCGCCGGCAGGGAATCGCCTCGCCGTCCGGGTCGAGGCCGGGGAGCGCGCGACAGTCCTGGACTGA
- a CDS encoding sugar ABC transporter permease YjfF (membrane component of a putative sugar ABC transporter system), which translates to MTTTTQTEAGRPTLGARYATFLSRHSSLMPTFAAIVILIVLLVGAQFAFGNFITPRNLSALLLNNAYLLILAVGLTFVILTGGIDLSVGSVMAFTGILCAKLLAEGLPAIVAIPLMLLGGAAIGLLIGVLVHYFDVQPFIASLAGLFLARGLAFVVSLSSIRVEDPAVLWLQRTRLTVGDWYLTPTGILALLIVAIGVFVTQWTRFGRTIYAIGGNEQSARLMGLPVARTKILVYVISGVCGGLAGLVLTAYSGAGYPLNGVGTELDAIAAVVIGGTLLTGGSGYVIGSMIGVLVYGVIKTIIAFMGAEQSWTRIIIGGLLLVFIVVQRFIVTRSDRRR; encoded by the coding sequence ATGACCACGACGACTCAGACCGAGGCCGGGCGCCCGACGCTCGGCGCCCGCTATGCGACCTTCCTGAGCCGTCACTCGTCGCTCATGCCGACGTTCGCGGCCATCGTGATCCTGATCGTGCTCCTCGTGGGCGCGCAGTTCGCGTTCGGCAACTTCATCACGCCTCGCAACCTCTCGGCGCTGCTGCTGAACAACGCCTACCTGCTGATACTCGCCGTTGGCCTGACGTTCGTGATCCTGACGGGCGGCATCGACCTGTCGGTCGGGTCCGTGATGGCGTTCACCGGCATCCTGTGCGCGAAGCTGCTGGCCGAGGGGCTTCCCGCGATCGTGGCGATTCCGCTCATGCTGCTCGGCGGCGCCGCGATAGGCCTGCTGATAGGCGTGCTCGTGCACTACTTCGACGTGCAGCCGTTCATCGCCTCGCTCGCCGGCCTGTTCCTGGCTCGCGGCCTCGCGTTCGTCGTCAGCCTGTCGTCGATCCGTGTCGAGGACCCCGCGGTGCTGTGGCTGCAGCGCACTCGGCTCACGGTGGGCGACTGGTACCTGACGCCCACCGGCATCCTCGCCCTCCTCATCGTCGCGATCGGCGTCTTCGTCACGCAGTGGACGCGCTTCGGCCGCACGATCTACGCCATCGGCGGCAACGAGCAGTCGGCTCGGCTGATGGGCCTTCCGGTGGCGCGGACGAAGATCCTCGTCTACGTGATCAGCGGCGTCTGCGGCGGCCTCGCGGGCCTCGTCCTCACGGCCTACTCCGGCGCCGGCTACCCGCTCAACGGCGTCGGCACAGAGCTCGACGCGATCGCCGCGGTGGTCATCGGCGGCACGCTCCTCACGGGCGGGTCCGGCTATGTGATCGGCTCGATGATCGGCGTGCTCGTGTACGGCGTGATCAAGACCATCATCGCGTTCATGGGCGCGGAGCAGTCGTGGACCCGCATCATCATCGGCGGGCTGCTTCTGGTGTTCATCGTCGTGCAGCGGTTCATCGTCACCCGGTCCGACCGTCGCCGATGA
- a CDS encoding SRPBCC family protein yields MATSIVTAEIDVDAPIRAVYDQWTQFEEFPRFMSAVERIDQLDDQRTHWIVNIGGVEREFDATITDQVPDDHISWASHGEKLHTGRVGFVPAGDGARVSLEMTWVPESFTEKAGAALGIDERAAKKDLERFKEFIEERGRETGGWRGEIHGTPTRDV; encoded by the coding sequence ATGGCAACCAGCATTGTGACAGCAGAGATCGACGTGGACGCCCCGATCCGGGCCGTGTACGACCAGTGGACGCAGTTCGAGGAGTTCCCGCGCTTCATGTCCGCGGTGGAGCGCATCGACCAGCTCGACGACCAGCGCACCCACTGGATCGTGAACATCGGGGGAGTCGAGCGCGAGTTCGACGCCACCATCACCGATCAGGTGCCCGACGACCACATCTCGTGGGCGAGCCACGGTGAGAAGCTCCACACCGGCCGTGTCGGCTTCGTGCCGGCGGGGGACGGCGCTCGGGTCTCCCTCGAGATGACGTGGGTGCCCGAGTCCTTCACCGAGAAGGCCGGCGCCGCGCTCGGCATCGACGAGCGGGCCGCGAAGAAGGACCTTGAGCGCTTCAAGGAGTTCATCGAGGAGCGCGGCCGCGAGACGGGCGGCTGGCGCGGTGAGATCCACGGCACGCCGACGCGCGACGTCTGA
- a CDS encoding sugar ABC transporter ATP-binding protein translates to MDERRPLMELTGATVRFGAETALDAVRFRVFPGEVHSLMGENGAGKSTLIKALTGALHLDIGRIELDGQPVRFGTPADALRAGISTVYQEIDLLPNLTVAENICLGREPRRFGTIRWSAMRERAAEVLSGLGLTIDPASMLGSHSLAVQQLVAIARAISIDVRVLVLDEPTSSLDIDEVAELFRVMRDLKERGVAIIFISHFLDQVYEIADRITVLRGGRLVGEYLPTELLRIDLVEKMLGRSLSDLGTRDRVDAAPEAASALLNAHGVTVSPGIADADVALHEGEVLGLAGLLGSGRTELARALTGADRLDAGIITISGRRVEQRSPREAIAFGIVYSSENRRTEGIISELSVQDNITLALQAERGVFRRMRDQRRRELAMSWIEALDIRPADPDRPAGTLSGGNQQKVLLARLLALSPRVLVLDEPTRGIDVGAKVEIQNLVGELADNGLSVVFISAELEEVLRVASRVAILRGGRVVDTLPSDSLTVESLMALVAQADDADEEGVR, encoded by the coding sequence ATGGACGAGCGGCGTCCGCTCATGGAACTCACCGGGGCGACGGTAAGGTTCGGCGCGGAGACCGCGCTCGACGCCGTGCGCTTCCGCGTGTTCCCCGGCGAGGTGCACTCGCTCATGGGAGAGAACGGCGCCGGCAAGTCGACGCTCATCAAGGCGCTCACCGGGGCGCTGCACCTCGACATCGGACGCATCGAGCTCGACGGGCAACCCGTCCGGTTCGGGACACCGGCCGACGCGCTGCGCGCGGGGATCAGCACGGTCTACCAGGAGATCGACCTGCTGCCGAATCTCACCGTGGCCGAGAACATCTGCCTCGGCCGCGAGCCGCGCCGCTTCGGCACGATCCGCTGGTCGGCGATGCGCGAGCGTGCTGCCGAGGTGCTCTCGGGACTCGGGCTGACGATCGATCCGGCGTCGATGCTCGGCAGCCACTCGCTCGCCGTCCAGCAGCTCGTCGCCATCGCGCGGGCGATCTCGATCGACGTGCGGGTGCTCGTGCTGGACGAGCCCACCTCGAGCCTCGACATCGACGAGGTGGCCGAGCTCTTCCGCGTCATGCGCGACCTCAAGGAGCGCGGCGTCGCGATCATCTTCATCTCCCACTTCCTCGACCAGGTCTACGAGATCGCCGACCGCATCACCGTCCTCCGGGGTGGCCGGCTCGTCGGCGAGTACCTGCCGACGGAGCTGTTGCGCATAGACCTCGTCGAGAAGATGCTGGGGCGCAGCCTCTCGGACCTCGGCACACGCGATCGCGTCGACGCCGCCCCGGAGGCGGCATCCGCTCTGCTCAATGCTCACGGCGTGACGGTCTCTCCCGGCATCGCCGACGCCGACGTCGCGCTGCATGAGGGCGAGGTGCTCGGGCTTGCGGGACTCCTCGGCTCGGGACGGACCGAGCTGGCGCGCGCGCTCACCGGAGCCGACCGGCTGGACGCGGGGATCATCACGATCAGCGGAAGGCGGGTCGAGCAGAGAAGCCCTCGCGAGGCGATCGCGTTCGGCATCGTCTACTCGTCGGAGAACCGCCGCACCGAGGGCATCATCAGCGAGCTCAGCGTGCAGGACAACATCACCCTCGCGCTGCAGGCGGAGCGAGGCGTGTTCCGGCGCATGCGGGATCAGCGCCGCCGGGAACTCGCGATGAGCTGGATCGAGGCGCTCGACATCCGGCCGGCCGACCCGGACCGCCCCGCGGGCACGCTGTCCGGCGGCAACCAGCAGAAGGTGCTGCTGGCACGACTGCTCGCGCTCTCACCGCGCGTGCTCGTCCTCGACGAGCCGACGCGCGGCATCGACGTCGGAGCCAAGGTCGAGATCCAGAACCTCGTGGGCGAGCTCGCCGACAACGGGCTGTCGGTGGTGTTCATCTCGGCCGAGCTCGAGGAGGTGCTGCGCGTCGCCAGCCGCGTCGCGATCCTGCGTGGCGGCCGCGTGGTCGACACACTGCCGTCCGACTCGCTCACCGTCGAGTCCCTCATGGCGCTCGTCGCACAGGCCGACGACGCCGACGAGGAGGGAGTACGGTGA
- a CDS encoding LacI family DNA-binding transcriptional regulator has product MTDEKQARSANIFDVARLAGVSHQTVSRVLNDLPNVRPATRARVEQAIAQLRYSPSPAARALVTRRTRTIGLVAPGVSDYGPTSVATAFNFAARAERYSVETVSALDPDPAAVREVIESLLRQRVDAIVLIVVDIGVLEVVRGLDLSIPVVAAAATARRSPLIVSIDQYRGARSAVRHLAELGHTRILHLAGPQRAPDAVERIRGWRDELGSRRLEVVEPRHGDWSAASGYRLGADLDIGPGAAVFASNDHMSIGLLSALRERGLRVPEDVSVVGFDDVPEAGYLYPALTTVRQDFASLGELMMQKVLIAVEEPDSVTEDTPLPTHLIVRNSTRPQGPTPSAAERLSPS; this is encoded by the coding sequence GTGACCGACGAGAAGCAGGCGCGCTCCGCGAACATCTTCGACGTCGCCCGGCTCGCGGGCGTCTCGCACCAGACGGTCTCGCGGGTGCTCAACGACCTGCCCAACGTGCGCCCCGCCACGCGCGCACGGGTGGAGCAGGCGATCGCACAGCTGCGGTACAGCCCCTCCCCCGCGGCCCGTGCCCTCGTCACCCGCCGCACCCGAACGATCGGCCTCGTCGCGCCAGGGGTCTCGGACTACGGCCCGACGTCGGTGGCCACGGCCTTCAACTTCGCGGCCCGGGCGGAGCGCTACAGCGTCGAGACGGTGAGTGCTCTCGATCCCGACCCTGCCGCCGTGCGAGAGGTGATCGAGTCGCTGCTCCGCCAGCGCGTCGACGCGATCGTGCTCATCGTCGTCGACATCGGCGTGCTCGAGGTCGTCCGGGGCCTCGATCTCAGCATCCCGGTAGTCGCCGCCGCCGCGACCGCGCGCAGGAGCCCCCTCATCGTCTCGATCGATCAGTACCGCGGCGCCCGCTCGGCTGTCCGACACCTCGCCGAGCTCGGCCACACGCGCATCCTCCACCTCGCCGGGCCGCAGCGCGCTCCGGATGCCGTGGAGCGCATCCGCGGCTGGCGCGACGAGCTGGGGTCGCGGCGCCTCGAGGTCGTCGAGCCGCGGCACGGCGACTGGTCCGCCGCGAGCGGGTACCGGCTGGGCGCCGATCTCGACATCGGCCCCGGGGCGGCGGTGTTCGCATCGAACGACCACATGTCCATCGGTCTGCTGTCCGCGCTGCGCGAGCGCGGGCTGCGCGTCCCCGAGGACGTCAGCGTGGTCGGCTTCGACGACGTGCCCGAGGCGGGCTACCTCTACCCGGCGCTCACCACCGTGCGCCAGGACTTCGCGAGCCTCGGCGAGCTCATGATGCAGAAGGTGCTGATCGCGGTGGAGGAGCCCGACAGCGTCACCGAGGACACGCCGCTGCCCACCCATCTGATCGTCCGCAACTCGACCCGGCCGCAGGGCCCCACACCATCGGCAGCTGAGCGCCTCTCCCCTTCGTAG
- a CDS encoding permease prefix domain 1-containing protein, with protein MADHLEPRIEDQISAWRAYVSRPEAIDGRDVDELEDHLRGQIDRLEASGLDGDEAFLVAVKRLGGLDDLSREFAREHSERLWKQLMVPGEPPAPRSGGGLPLAVGLAIGAGLAIQIPALFGIRFGDDGAFYARFAALLVLPFLATYFLVRRRASVPTVAVVAVPFFLAAVVMAVYPFAPDGATLVLAATHVAVALWIVTGIAYIDGRVRSTRARMDFIRFTGEWVVYLALIALGGGVLVALTMGVFSAIGLDAEWFVEQFMVPCGVAGAVVVAAWLVEAKQSVIENIAPVLTKLFTPLFTLLLLAFIVAGLLQGNLVGGGEIEAFGQRDLLILFDIVLVVVVGLLLYALSAREPLAPPSWFDRLQLLMVGAALVVDILVLVAMIGRIAEWGASPNKLASLGLNVIMLANLVGAAWLQLRFAMRRAPFERLERWQTGFLPVYLVWAAIVVVAFPPLFAFA; from the coding sequence ATGGCGGACCACCTCGAGCCCCGCATCGAAGACCAGATCTCGGCGTGGCGAGCGTACGTCTCGCGCCCCGAGGCGATCGACGGCCGCGACGTCGACGAGCTCGAAGACCACCTGCGCGGCCAGATCGATCGGCTCGAGGCCTCCGGCCTCGACGGCGACGAGGCGTTCCTCGTCGCCGTGAAGCGGCTCGGCGGACTCGACGACCTCTCTCGCGAGTTCGCGCGCGAGCACTCCGAGCGCCTCTGGAAGCAGCTGATGGTCCCGGGCGAGCCGCCCGCGCCGCGCAGCGGCGGCGGCCTTCCGCTCGCCGTCGGGCTCGCGATCGGTGCGGGCCTGGCGATCCAGATCCCGGCGCTGTTCGGCATCCGCTTCGGCGACGACGGTGCCTTCTACGCGCGCTTCGCGGCGCTGCTCGTGCTGCCGTTCCTCGCGACGTACTTCCTGGTGCGCCGCCGGGCGTCCGTGCCCACCGTCGCGGTGGTGGCAGTCCCGTTCTTTCTCGCGGCCGTCGTGATGGCGGTCTACCCTTTCGCACCGGACGGCGCGACGCTCGTGCTCGCCGCGACGCATGTCGCCGTGGCGCTGTGGATCGTGACCGGGATCGCGTACATCGACGGGCGCGTGAGATCGACCCGCGCCCGCATGGACTTCATCCGGTTCACCGGCGAATGGGTGGTCTACCTCGCCCTCATCGCGCTCGGCGGCGGCGTGCTCGTCGCGCTCACCATGGGCGTGTTCTCGGCGATCGGCCTCGACGCCGAGTGGTTCGTCGAGCAGTTCATGGTGCCGTGCGGCGTCGCCGGAGCGGTCGTCGTCGCCGCATGGCTGGTCGAGGCGAAGCAGAGCGTCATCGAGAACATCGCCCCGGTGCTGACCAAGCTGTTCACGCCGCTGTTCACACTGCTGCTGCTCGCCTTCATCGTCGCGGGACTCCTGCAGGGGAACCTCGTCGGCGGAGGCGAGATCGAGGCCTTCGGCCAGCGCGACCTGCTGATCCTCTTCGACATCGTGCTGGTGGTCGTCGTAGGCCTGCTCCTCTACGCGCTATCGGCCCGCGAGCCGCTCGCGCCGCCGTCGTGGTTCGACCGGCTGCAATTGCTCATGGTGGGGGCGGCGCTCGTCGTCGACATCTTGGTGCTCGTCGCGATGATCGGTCGGATCGCCGAGTGGGGCGCGAGTCCCAACAAGCTCGCCTCGCTCGGGCTCAACGTCATCATGCTCGCGAACCTCGTCGGCGCCGCGTGGCTGCAGCTCCGGTTCGCGATGCGCCGCGCGCCGTTCGAGCGCTTGGAACGGTGGCAGACGGGCTTCCTGCCGGTCTACCTCGTGTGGGCGGCCATCGTCGTCGTGGCGTTCCCGCCGCTGTTCGCGTTCGCCTAG
- a CDS encoding sugar ABC transporter ATPase, with amino-acid sequence MSDSLPADIPAAPDGQLGTEQAGVQPLRDRDTSIEPDPTRDPAQAEWDRTTALEVGEDPDIETATGDDPAHLPSDDEEVPREDLPSAAMQPDTQGFSPEIAELGDTGQGDLAPEDY; translated from the coding sequence ATGTCCGACAGCCTTCCCGCAGACATCCCCGCGGCGCCCGACGGTCAGCTCGGGACGGAGCAGGCGGGAGTGCAGCCGCTCCGCGATCGCGACACGTCCATCGAACCGGACCCCACCCGCGACCCGGCGCAGGCCGAGTGGGATCGAACGACCGCGCTCGAGGTGGGCGAGGATCCGGACATCGAGACGGCCACCGGCGACGATCCGGCGCACCTGCCCTCCGATGACGAGGAGGTGCCGCGCGAGGACCTGCCGTCTGCGGCGATGCAGCCCGACACCCAGGGGTTCAGCCCGGAGATCGCCGAGCTCGGCGACACGGGCCAGGGCGACCTCGCACCCGAGGACTATTAA
- a CDS encoding helix-turn-helix transcriptional regulator — MKIGKDLVAAAATPMVLGILADGESYGYAILQRVGELSGGELEWSDGMLYPLLHRLERVGHVESSWGASPSGRPRKHYRLSASGRAAFAEQRQQWAVVSRALQRVWSDRDGGTDFAGAPAFGGA; from the coding sequence GTGAAGATCGGCAAAGACCTGGTCGCCGCGGCAGCGACGCCGATGGTGCTCGGCATCCTCGCCGACGGCGAGTCGTACGGCTACGCCATCCTGCAGCGCGTGGGCGAGCTCTCGGGCGGCGAGCTGGAGTGGAGCGACGGCATGCTCTACCCCCTGCTGCACCGACTGGAGCGGGTCGGGCATGTGGAGTCGTCCTGGGGGGCCTCCCCCAGTGGTCGTCCGCGCAAGCACTACCGTCTCAGCGCCAGCGGTCGCGCGGCGTTCGCCGAACAGCGGCAGCAGTGGGCGGTGGTGAGCCGGGCGCTGCAGCGGGTGTGGTCGGATCGCGACGGCGGCACCGACTTCGCCGGCGCCCCGGCGTTCGGGGGTGCGTGA
- a CDS encoding ABC transporter permease has translation MKKLVTHRLFWPVAALLALIVVNTIARPQFISITVRDGQLYGALIDILRNSAPLMLVALGMTIVIATRGIDLSVGAIMAVSGAVALTIIDTSGDPGSGATVAVALLVGILVALVLGVWNGFLIAVLGIQPIIATLVLMLAGRGVALLITDGFITTVTSAPYKFIATGYVIGLPFALFISIAAIAVIALLERRTALGVLTESVGINPEASRLAGVRARGIVFGAYAASGVLAGMAGVLYSSNIMAADANAAGLYIELYAILAVVLGGTSLMGGKFTIAGTVVGVLTIQTLESTILFLGVPSAQAPVFFAAVVIVVVLVQSPRLHRFARGLIASRRSGGGGPSTPAPTPSTTTEPTKAEAVR, from the coding sequence GTGAAGAAGCTCGTCACACACCGGCTGTTCTGGCCGGTCGCGGCCCTGCTCGCACTGATCGTGGTCAACACGATCGCGCGACCGCAGTTCATCAGCATCACCGTGCGGGACGGCCAGCTGTACGGAGCGCTCATCGACATCCTCCGCAACAGCGCGCCGCTCATGCTCGTGGCCCTCGGCATGACGATCGTCATCGCCACCCGGGGCATCGATCTCTCGGTCGGCGCCATCATGGCTGTCTCCGGCGCGGTGGCGCTGACGATCATCGACACCTCCGGCGATCCGGGCAGCGGCGCCACCGTCGCCGTCGCGCTCCTGGTCGGCATCCTGGTGGCCCTCGTCCTGGGCGTGTGGAACGGCTTCCTCATCGCGGTGCTGGGCATCCAGCCGATCATCGCGACCCTCGTGCTCATGCTCGCGGGCCGCGGCGTGGCTCTGCTCATCACCGACGGGTTCATCACCACGGTCACCAGCGCGCCCTACAAGTTCATCGCAACGGGCTACGTCATCGGACTCCCGTTCGCCCTGTTCATCTCCATCGCGGCGATCGCGGTCATCGCACTGCTCGAGCGGCGCACCGCGCTCGGCGTGCTCACGGAGTCCGTCGGCATCAACCCCGAGGCGAGCCGGCTGGCGGGCGTCCGTGCCCGCGGGATCGTCTTCGGCGCCTACGCCGCGAGCGGCGTGCTGGCCGGCATGGCGGGTGTCCTCTACAGCTCGAACATCATGGCTGCCGACGCGAATGCCGCGGGGCTGTACATCGAGCTCTATGCGATCCTCGCCGTCGTGCTGGGCGGCACATCGCTCATGGGAGGCAAGTTCACCATCGCGGGCACGGTCGTCGGCGTCCTCACGATCCAGACGCTCGAGTCCACCATCCTGTTCCTCGGCGTGCCGTCGGCGCAGGCGCCCGTGTTCTTCGCAGCGGTCGTGATCGTGGTCGTCCTCGTCCAGTCGCCGCGGCTGCACCGGTTCGCCCGCGGGCTGATCGCCTCGCGCCGCTCCGGCGGCGGCGGTCCGAGCACGCCCGCACCCACACCCTCGACCACGACGGAGCCGACGAAGGCGGAGGCGGTCCGATGA